The Coffea arabica cultivar ET-39 chromosome 8e, Coffea Arabica ET-39 HiFi, whole genome shotgun sequence genome window below encodes:
- the LOC140012722 gene encoding uncharacterized protein — MEQMERRFQRMLEPIQDELLQLRASGTPKTSKSMRRRRGVEESSDGSNNDDDDEEPRIRPRQRNQTGPTDVFKGIKMQIPEFKGRSDPETFLEWLSKIEMVFSCQNYTEVQKVQLATMEFTEYAVVWWDQIKKSRRRNGLPELIPWPELRAMMRTRFVPGHYTRDLYHRLQTLVQGNRSVDEYHKEMEILMLRADVQEDPEATMARFLSGLRPDIAERVELQHYMELHELVDKAIKVEQRLKRRGTTRSNFGNTTYSTNRPFQPRNDSRPSPNAPTPKPRFEGGKVGNPSISKPPFSTPKFEESRVQTRARDTRCFKCQGRGHIASQCPNQRTMIMMQNGEIVSEDEAEYEGILPLDGGSDGESSNEEEFSAPEGHFGTALVARRALTARVKEDELQRENIFYTRCFVNQALCSVIIDSGSCTNVASSLMVDNLKLPTRDHPRPYKLQWLNNSGEVRVTKQVLISFQIHKYSDEVLCDVVPMQASHIILGRPWQFDRQVTFDGVTNKYSFLYNSKKVTLAPLSPKQVHEDQLKLQQEFEKYSAKRKEHERAEAKKERKKAIDSSASEVKIEGKQMLLIKAKKVRKLMRDEQPLLMLVSKEVALNVHELDTNIPLEVKSLLQEYADIFPEDVPSGLPPLRGIEHQIDFVPGASLPNRPAYKSNPEETKELQRQVDDLLGKGWARESLSPCAVPVILVPKKDGTWRMCTDCRAVNAITVKYRHPIPRLDDMLDELHGAVFFTKIDLKSGYHQIRIKEGDEWKTAFKTKYGLYEWLVMPFGLTNAPSTFMRLMNHVLRPFLGKFVVVYFDDILIYSKSYDEHLEHIRAVMDVLRREQLYANLKKCNFCTNELVFLGFVISAQGMKVDDQKVKAIQEWPTPMSVGDVRSFHGLAGFYRRFVRDFSTIAAPLTELIKKNENFHWGDSQEQAFRALKHKLTHAPVLALPDFSKTFEIDCDASGIGVGAVLNQGGRPIAYFSEKLNGAALNYSTYDKELYALIRALQVWQHYLRPKEFVIHTDHESLKYLKA; from the coding sequence ATGGAGCAAATGGAGAGGCGTTTCCAACGCATGCTAGAACCCATTCAAGATGAGTTGCTGCAACTCCGAGCGTCTGGAACACCAAAAACCTCTAAGTCCATGCGAAGGCGAAGGGGCGTGGAGGAGTCGTCCGATGGTTccaataatgatgatgatgatgaggaaccTCGAATTCGACCAAGGCAAAGGAACCAAACTGGACCTACCGATGTATTCAAGGGAATCAAGATGCAAATCCCTGAGTTCAAAGGACGGTCCGATCCCGAGACCTTTCTCGAATGGTTATCCAAGATCGAAATGGTCTTTTCTTGCCAAAACTACACCGAGGTGCAAAAGGTGCAATTGGCCACCATGGAATTCACTGAGTACGCTgtggtttggtgggaccaaatcAAGAAGTCTAGAAGGAGAAATGGGCTACCTGAGCTTATTCCATGGCCCGAGCTTCGAGCCATGATGCGCACCCGCTTTGTACCTGGACATTACACTAGGGATTTATACCACCGGTTACAAACCTTAGTCCAGGGCAACCGGAGTGTGGATGAGTACcacaaggagatggagatcCTGATGCTTAGAGCGGATGTACAGGAGGATCCTGAAGCCACCATGGCGAGATTCTTGAGCGGGTTACGACCCGATATTGCTGAACGAGTGGAACTTCAACATTATATGGAGTTGCATGAGCTCGTAGACAAGGCTATTAAGGTCGAGCAAAGGCTCAAGCGAAGGGGTACCACTCGATCGAATTTCGGCAATACCACCTACTCTACCAACCGCCCATTCCAACCCAGGAATGATTCTCGGCCTTCACCAAATGCTCCTACACCAAAGCCGAGATTCGAGGGAGGTAAGGTGGGCAACCCTAGTATTAGTAAGCCGCCCTTTTCTACTCCAAAATTTGAGGAGTCTAGGGTACAAACTAGAGCTCGTGATACtcgatgcttcaaatgccaaggtagAGGCCATATTGCTAGTCAATGTCCCAATCAAAGGACTATGATTATGATGCAAAATGGTGAGATCGTGAGTGAGGACGAAGCCGAGTACGAAGGCATACTACCTCTTGACGGAGGTAGTGATGGGGAATCATCAAATGAAGAGGAGTTTAGTGCACCCGAGGGTCATTTTGGGACTGCATTGGTAGCAAGGAGAGCATTAACTGCAcgtgttaaggaggacgagcttCAACGGGAGAACATCTTCTACACCAGGTGCTTCGTCAACCAAGCACTTTGTAGTGTgattattgatagtgggagCTGCACAAATGTAGCTAGTTCACTCATGGTGGACAACTTGAAGTTGCCTACAAGGGATCACCCGCGACCCTACAAACTCCAATGGCTCAACAACTCTGGGGAGGTTCGAGTAACCAAGCAGGTTCTTATATCCTTCCAAATCCATAAATATTCTGATGAAGTATTATGTGATGTAGTTCCTATGCAGGCTAGTCACATTATACTAGGTAGGCCTTGGCAGTTTGACAGACAGGTGACTTTTGATGGTGTGACTAATAAGTATAGCTTCTTGTACAACAGTAAGAAAGTCACACTAGCTCCCCTTTCCCCCAAACAAGTGCATGAGGACCAATTGAAATTGCAACAAGAGTTTGAGAAGTATagtgcaaaaagaaaagaacatgAGAGAGCCGAggcaaaaaaagagagaaaaaaggctATAGATAGCTCGGCAAGTGAGGTAAAAATTGAGGGAAAACAAATGCTCCTGATAAAAgccaagaaagtgaggaagttaATGAGAGATGAGCAGCCACTTCTTATGCTTGTTAGCAAAGAAGTAGCTCTGAATGTGCATGAACTTGATACTAACATACCTCTTGAGGTTAAGTCTCTGTTGCAGGAATATGCTGATATCTTCCCCGAGGACGTGCCAAGTGGATTACCACCGCTTAGAGGCATTGAGCACCAAATAGACTTCGTCCCTGGAGCTTCGTTGCCAAATCGGCCAGCTTACAAGAGCAACCCGGAGGAAACTAAGGAGTTACAAAGGCAAGTGGACGACTTGCTTGGCAAAGGATGGGCACGTGAGAGCTTAAGCCCGTGCGCTGTCCCAGTCATTTTGGTGCCCAAGAAAGATGGTACGTGGAGAATGTGCACTGATTGTAGGGCCGTAAATGCCATCACGGTAAAGTATCGTCACCCTATACCTCGCttagatgacatgcttgatgagtTACATGGGGCTGTGTTCTTTACCAAAATTGATCTCAAAAGTGGGTACCATCAAATTAGGATTAAggagggggatgaatggaaaactgccTTTAAAACTAAGTATGGATTGTATGAGTGgttagtgatgccttttgggctcactaatgcacctagcaccttcatgaggttaatgaaccatgttctgCGTCCATTCTTAGGAAAATTCGTggtagtttactttgatgatatcctAATTTATAGCAAATCTTATGATGAACACCTCGAGCATATTAGGGCTGTTATGGATGTACTTCGACGAGAGCAGCTCTATGCCAATCTCAAGAAGTGTAATTTTTGCactaatgagcttgtgtttctaGGGTTTGTTATAAGTGCGCAGGGAATGAAGGTGGATGATCAAAAGGTGAAAGCTATTCAAGAGTGGCCAACACCAATGTCTGTGGGTGATGTTCGAAGCTTCCATGGCCTTGCGGGTTTCTATAGGAGATTCGTGAGGGACTTTAGCACTATTGCTGCACCCTTGACCGAGTTGATTAAGAAGAATGAGAACTTCCATTGGGGAGATTCTCAAGAACAAGCCTTTCGCGCTTTAAagcacaaactcacacatgcacctgtactTGCTTTACCTGACTTTTCTAAGACATTTGAGATTGATTGTGATGCTTCAGGTATTGGAGTTGGAGCTGTGTTGAATCAAGGAGGAAGACCTattgcctactttagtgagaaactcaaTGGGGCTGCACTGAACTACTCAACTTATGATAAAGAGTTGTACGCCCTCATTCGAGCACTACAAGTTTGGCAGCACTACTTAAGGCCTAAGgaattcgtgatacacactgatcatgaGTCCCTTAAATACCTTAAGGCCTAG